The Inediibacterium massiliense genome has a segment encoding these proteins:
- a CDS encoding hemerythrin domain-containing protein: MDAIDLMMEEHKNIKRMLKVIRKLCIKILNHEELDYNVFYEIIDFVRNYADAHHHSKEENILFQKMSKVLGEKIARGPIYGMLAEHDLGRLFISHLEEAVKKVQNKDDDAKVDIIANAIAYTDLLERHIEKEDHAIYTFAKRTLSKEDIKEVEEKCERVENLALQKNIPNQYIKLIEKLEKMV; the protein is encoded by the coding sequence ATGGATGCTATCGATTTAATGATGGAAGAACATAAAAACATAAAAAGAATGCTAAAAGTTATTAGAAAACTATGCATTAAAATTTTAAATCATGAAGAACTAGACTATAATGTTTTTTATGAAATTATAGATTTTGTAAGAAATTATGCAGATGCGCATCATCATAGTAAAGAAGAAAATATTTTATTTCAGAAAATGTCTAAAGTATTAGGAGAAAAGATAGCTAGAGGGCCTATTTATGGCATGCTTGCAGAACATGATTTAGGAAGATTGTTTATAAGTCATTTAGAAGAAGCAGTGAAAAAAGTACAAAACAAAGATGATGATGCGAAGGTAGATATTATTGCAAATGCTATTGCGTATACAGATTTATTAGAAAGACATATAGAAAAAGAAGATCATGCTATATATACTTTTGCTAAAAGAACACTTAGCAAAGAAGACATAAAAGAAGTAGAAGAAAAATGCGAGAGAGTAGAAAATTTAGCATTACAAAAAAATATTCCAAACCAATATATAAAACTGATTGAGAAATTAGAAAAAATGGTATAA
- a CDS encoding Crp/Fnr family transcriptional regulator, with product MRSPDIKEILAVPILKELDHKTIDMLIEKGFVQYLEKGRQIFSERDMVNYIYIVLKGKVTIYRYTNRGQKKIIYILEEGELINEVVFDQGSASINCEAFQDAEILYFHRDIFLKIMENNFELTCKIINSMSTKIRRLYRQLKNTVPITIDKKVAAKLWKLGKDYGVEVKEGTLIDLNLTLTYLADMIGSPRESISRSIKRLKDLKIIQYRNRRMIVQLDKLSHYFKEE from the coding sequence ATGAGAAGTCCAGATATAAAAGAAATTCTGGCAGTACCAATTTTAAAGGAACTAGATCATAAAACAATAGATATGCTTATAGAAAAAGGCTTTGTACAATACTTGGAGAAAGGAAGACAAATATTTTCTGAAAGAGATATGGTGAATTATATATATATCGTTTTAAAAGGGAAAGTCACCATATATAGATACACCAATAGAGGTCAAAAAAAAATTATATATATATTAGAAGAAGGAGAATTGATTAATGAAGTTGTATTTGATCAAGGGTCAGCTTCTATCAATTGTGAGGCCTTTCAAGATGCAGAAATTTTATATTTTCATAGAGATATATTTTTGAAAATAATGGAAAATAATTTTGAATTAACTTGTAAAATTATCAATTCTATGAGTACAAAAATTAGAAGACTTTATAGGCAGCTTAAAAATACTGTTCCTATCACAATAGATAAGAAAGTAGCAGCAAAGCTATGGAAACTTGGAAAGGATTATGGAGTAGAAGTAAAGGAAGGAACTTTAATTGATTTAAATTTAACCCTTACATATTTAGCAGATATGATAGGAAGCCCTAGAGAGAGTATTTCAAGAAGCATAAAAAGGTTAAAAGACTTAAAAATTATTCAATATAGGAATAGAAGGATGATTGTACAATTAGATAAACTTTCTCATTATTTTAAGGAAGAATAA
- a CDS encoding DUF1858 domain-containing protein, protein MKITKDTLIVDALKINPKAAEILMSFGMGCLGCPSSQMESLEDAAQVHGIDLEKLLEELNK, encoded by the coding sequence ATGAAAATTACAAAGGATACTTTAATTGTTGATGCATTGAAAATCAATCCAAAGGCAGCAGAAATTTTAATGTCATTTGGAATGGGATGTTTAGGATGTCCGTCTTCTCAAATGGAAAGCTTAGAAGATGCTGCACAAGTTCATGGTATTGATCTTGAAAAATTATTAGAAGAATTAAATAAATAA
- the lon gene encoding endopeptidase La has protein sequence MILTEKKVKKYELPLIPLRGLSIFPYMVLHFDVGREKSIRALEEAMLNDQMVFLTTQKEAETDSPTPDDFYQVGTISKIKQMLKLPGDAIRVLVEGISRAKIIEIVSEKPYFKCEVEEVVYEEEIEKEKELEALMRTVINSFEDYVSLSNRTSPEAFMNITEIEEPGRLADVIASHLILKIEQKQEILDAFDPRDRLEVLYKILLREIEVLEIEKDINSRVKKQINKVQKEYYLKEQLKAIQEELGEEGGLYEEVDEYKEKIKKTKLPSDVEKKVTKELDRLFKLSPNSAESGVIRTYVDWILDLPWAKQTKDTINIKKAKSILDEDHYGLKDVKERILEYLAIRQLAKEMKGPIICLVGPPGVGKTSIAKSIARSLNRKFVRMSLGGVRDEAEIRGHRRTYVGAIPGRIMSAMKEANSKNPVFLFDEIDKLSGDFRGDPASALLEVLDPEQNKEFTDHYLEVPFDLSKVMFITTANSLGTIPRPLLDRMEVIEVSGYTEEEKLKIAQRYLLPKQKKEHGLKEKDLQISEQTIRDVINYYTRESGVRNLERKLATICRKTAKRIVEEKVKIVRINTKTLVNYLGSKRYRYEKIKENHEIGMATGLAWTRVGGETLSIEVTTMKGNGKLVLTGQLGDVMKESAQAGISYIRSKIDELHIPQDFYQTLDMHLHIPEGAIPKDGPSAGVTMATAVISELTKIPVDKNVAMTGEITLRGRVLPVGGIKEKVLAANRAGITKILLPIDNEKDIEEIPEQVRKKLEFVLIENMDQVLEHALVRKEEKNEN, from the coding sequence ATGATTTTGACGGAGAAAAAAGTGAAAAAATATGAATTGCCTCTGATTCCTTTAAGAGGACTTTCAATTTTTCCATATATGGTATTACATTTTGATGTAGGAAGGGAAAAATCTATTCGGGCGTTAGAAGAAGCTATGTTAAATGATCAGATGGTGTTTTTAACTACTCAAAAAGAAGCAGAAACTGACAGTCCAACACCAGATGACTTTTACCAAGTAGGAACGATATCTAAGATTAAACAAATGTTAAAGCTTCCAGGAGATGCAATTCGAGTATTGGTAGAGGGAATAAGCAGAGCAAAAATTATAGAAATTGTATCAGAAAAGCCATATTTTAAATGTGAAGTAGAAGAAGTAGTATATGAAGAAGAAATAGAAAAAGAAAAAGAATTAGAAGCATTAATGAGGACGGTGATCAATTCTTTTGAAGATTATGTAAGCCTTAGCAATCGTACTTCTCCTGAAGCATTTATGAATATTACAGAGATAGAAGAGCCAGGAAGACTTGCAGATGTAATTGCTTCTCATTTGATTCTAAAGATTGAACAAAAACAAGAAATATTAGATGCATTTGATCCTAGAGATAGATTAGAAGTTTTATACAAAATATTATTAAGAGAAATAGAAGTGTTAGAAATTGAAAAAGATATTAATAGTAGAGTAAAAAAACAAATTAACAAAGTACAAAAAGAATATTACTTAAAAGAACAATTAAAGGCCATTCAAGAAGAATTAGGAGAAGAAGGAGGCCTATATGAAGAAGTAGATGAATATAAGGAAAAAATAAAAAAAACAAAGCTTCCTTCAGATGTGGAAAAAAAAGTAACCAAAGAATTGGACAGGCTTTTTAAATTATCTCCAAATTCAGCTGAGAGCGGAGTTATTAGAACATATGTAGATTGGATATTAGATCTTCCTTGGGCAAAACAAACGAAAGACACTATTAATATAAAAAAAGCAAAAAGTATATTAGATGAAGATCATTATGGACTAAAAGATGTAAAAGAAAGAATACTAGAATATCTTGCTATTAGACAGTTGGCAAAGGAAATGAAAGGGCCTATTATCTGTTTAGTAGGACCTCCAGGAGTAGGAAAAACTTCTATTGCAAAATCTATTGCTAGATCTTTAAATAGAAAGTTTGTGAGAATGTCTTTAGGAGGTGTAAGAGATGAAGCTGAGATTCGTGGACATAGAAGAACTTATGTAGGAGCTATTCCTGGAAGAATTATGTCTGCTATGAAAGAAGCAAATTCCAAAAATCCAGTATTTTTATTTGATGAAATAGATAAATTAAGTGGTGATTTTAGAGGAGATCCAGCTTCAGCCCTTTTAGAGGTATTAGACCCAGAACAAAATAAAGAATTTACAGATCATTACTTAGAAGTTCCCTTTGATCTTTCAAAAGTCATGTTTATTACTACTGCAAATAGCTTAGGAACCATTCCAAGACCACTTCTTGATCGTATGGAAGTTATTGAGGTATCAGGATATACAGAAGAAGAAAAACTTAAAATTGCACAAAGATATTTACTTCCAAAGCAAAAGAAAGAGCATGGACTGAAAGAAAAGGATCTACAAATATCAGAGCAAACTATAAGAGATGTAATTAATTATTATACCAGAGAATCAGGTGTAAGAAATTTAGAAAGAAAATTAGCAACAATTTGTAGAAAGACAGCAAAAAGAATTGTTGAGGAAAAAGTAAAAATTGTTCGAATCAATACGAAAACTTTAGTAAATTATCTTGGAAGTAAGAGATATAGATATGAAAAAATAAAAGAAAATCATGAAATAGGTATGGCTACAGGTCTAGCTTGGACAAGAGTTGGCGGAGAAACTTTATCTATTGAAGTGACAACTATGAAAGGAAATGGAAAACTTGTTCTTACAGGACAGCTTGGAGATGTAATGAAGGAGTCTGCACAAGCAGGAATTAGTTATATTCGTTCTAAAATTGATGAGCTTCATATTCCACAAGATTTTTATCAAACTCTAGATATGCATCTTCATATTCCAGAAGGAGCTATTCCAAAAGATGGACCGTCTGCAGGAGTAACTATGGCAACAGCAGTAATCTCAGAGCTTACCAAAATACCTGTAGATAAAAATGTAGCTATGACAGGAGAGATTACATTAAGAGGAAGAGTTCTTCCAGTGGGAGGAATTAAAGAGAAGGTATTAGCAGCAAATCGTGCGGGAATTACTAAGATACTTCTTCCTATAGATAATGAAAAAGATATAGAAGAAATACCAGAACAAGTAAGAAAAAAATTGGAATTTGTACTTATTGAAAATATGGATCAAGTATTAGAGCATGCGTTGGTTCGGAAGGAAGAAAAAAATGAAAATTAA
- the yihA gene encoding ribosome biogenesis GTP-binding protein YihA/YsxC: MKIKSAEIIISAVKPEQYPSIEMPEVAFAGRSNVGKSSLINLLLNRKKLARTSSSPGKTQTINFYGINEAFRFVDLPGYGYAKVSKAHKDQWGKMMETYLNHRENLLEVFQLVDIRHKPTIQDKQMYDWIKSVGFNGIVIATKLDKIKRGQRQKHIQMIKKELNMTSDDILIPVSAESREGKEEIWKIITEIFEVNGFQFEEEQKQSL, encoded by the coding sequence ATGAAAATTAAAAGTGCAGAAATTATTATTAGTGCAGTAAAACCAGAACAATATCCAAGTATAGAAATGCCAGAGGTTGCTTTTGCAGGAAGATCTAATGTAGGAAAATCTTCACTCATTAATCTTTTATTAAATAGAAAAAAGCTAGCAAGAACGAGTTCAAGTCCGGGTAAGACTCAAACCATTAATTTTTATGGTATTAATGAAGCTTTTCGTTTTGTGGATTTACCTGGATACGGATATGCAAAAGTTTCTAAGGCTCATAAAGATCAATGGGGAAAAATGATGGAGACGTACTTAAATCATAGAGAAAATTTATTAGAAGTTTTTCAACTTGTAGATATTAGACATAAACCCACTATACAGGATAAACAAATGTATGACTGGATCAAATCTGTAGGTTTTAATGGAATCGTAATTGCAACTAAATTAGATAAAATTAAAAGAGGACAAAGGCAAAAGCATATTCAAATGATTAAAAAAGAATTAAATATGACTTCTGATGATATCTTAATTCCTGTATCAGCAGAAAGTAGAGAAGGAAAAGAAGAAATATGGAAAATTATCACTGAAATTTTTGAAGTGAATGGTTTTCAATTTGAAGAAGAGCAAAAGCAATCACTATAA
- a CDS encoding DMT family transporter: MKMQYKADLALLVVTLTWGVSFILTKNSLDAMSTFNFLAVRFFIAAASSAIIFYKRMLNLDKTTIKYGILIGVIMFLGYALQTFGLNYTTASKSAFISCLSVVFVPVFSALLLKKLPSLPCIIGVVIATIGLALLTLDGKLSLNIGDFYTFLCTFCFAFQILAISKYAVKVDPINLAILQIAVVSILSTIVSVIFENPIIPTGAKVWTDVLFLSFICTSGAFIIQNAVQRYTTATHTALIFTGEPVFASIFGYFLLGEILSSKGMFGGFLIIFAMLLAELGGELPLFKKRKDPLL, from the coding sequence ATGAAGATGCAATATAAGGCAGATTTGGCATTACTTGTAGTAACCCTTACATGGGGAGTTTCTTTTATACTTACAAAAAATTCTTTAGATGCCATGTCTACTTTTAATTTTTTAGCTGTTCGTTTTTTTATTGCAGCAGCTAGCTCTGCAATAATTTTTTATAAACGAATGTTAAATTTAGATAAAACTACAATAAAATATGGAATATTGATTGGGGTAATTATGTTTTTAGGATATGCATTACAAACCTTTGGACTCAATTATACTACAGCTTCTAAATCAGCTTTTATCAGCTGTTTATCCGTAGTATTTGTTCCTGTTTTTTCTGCTCTTTTATTAAAAAAACTTCCTAGCCTTCCTTGTATCATAGGAGTTGTGATTGCAACTATAGGTCTTGCTCTTTTAACATTAGATGGGAAATTATCTCTAAACATAGGAGATTTTTATACATTTTTATGTACATTTTGTTTTGCTTTTCAAATTTTAGCTATTTCAAAATATGCAGTAAAAGTAGATCCTATAAATTTAGCTATTTTACAAATTGCCGTAGTAAGCATATTAAGTACCATCGTAAGCGTCATATTTGAAAATCCTATTATTCCTACAGGTGCCAAAGTATGGACAGATGTATTGTTTTTAAGCTTCATATGTACTTCAGGAGCCTTTATTATCCAAAATGCTGTACAAAGATATACTACAGCTACCCATACAGCTCTTATTTTTACAGGTGAACCTGTATTTGCTAGTATATTTGGATATTTTCTATTAGGGGAAATTTTAAGCTCTAAAGGAATGTTTGGAGGATTTTTAATTATCTTTGCTATGCTTTTAGCTGAACTAGGAGGAGAACTTCCTTTATTTAAAAAAAGAAAAGATCCACTTCTTTAA
- the rd gene encoding rubredoxin encodes MKKYECTPCGYIYDPKVGDPDSGIAPGTAFEDIPDDWVCPVCGVGKDMFEPVA; translated from the coding sequence ATGAAAAAATATGAGTGTACACCCTGTGGTTATATTTATGATCCTAAAGTAGGAGATCCAGATAGCGGTATTGCTCCTGGTACAGCTTTTGAAGATATTCCTGATGATTGGGTATGCCCTGTTTGTGGCGTAGGAAAAGATATGTTTGAGCCTGTAGCATAG
- a CDS encoding chromate transporter, producing MNSLMRMFLIFIKIGTFTLGGGYAMIPLIQKEIVEKNKWIEEEEFIDIIALSQTVPGALAINVSTYIGYRLFGVWGGVIGCLGTMLPSVIIILIVATFFTQFQKLPLTQAIFKGIRPAVVALIVVAVMKLSKSIPKNMIHIVWVLASVIGISVFHIHPILIIICSGILGYKLFKGEKDNGSDS from the coding sequence ATGAATTCATTAATGAGGATGTTTCTGATTTTTATAAAAATAGGTACTTTTACATTAGGTGGAGGATATGCTATGATTCCACTGATTCAAAAGGAAATTGTAGAAAAAAATAAGTGGATTGAAGAAGAGGAGTTTATAGATATTATTGCGCTATCTCAAACTGTTCCAGGAGCATTAGCCATTAATGTTTCTACTTATATAGGATATAGACTCTTTGGAGTATGGGGAGGCGTTATAGGTTGTCTAGGAACTATGCTTCCTTCTGTCATTATTATTTTAATTGTAGCTACTTTTTTTACTCAGTTTCAAAAGCTTCCATTGACTCAAGCAATCTTTAAAGGAATAAGACCAGCTGTAGTAGCTTTAATTGTAGTAGCAGTAATGAAGCTTTCTAAATCTATTCCTAAAAATATGATTCATATTGTATGGGTGTTAGCTAGTGTCATTGGAATCAGTGTATTTCATATACATCCTATTTTAATTATTATATGTTCAGGAATTTTGGGATACAAATTATTTAAAGGAGAAAAGGATAATGGAAGTGATTCTTAA
- a CDS encoding chromate transporter — protein MEVILKIFFTFMKIGAFSFGGGLAMLPFIEKEIVYHHHWITSEEFVDIIAIAQMTPGPIAINSSTFVGYKVDGIIGAMVGSIGIVIPSFILIMILAKYFSNMKDNKSTKAVFKGIRPAVLGLILSAAISVGKTSLVDIKSICIAMIVLFSLKRVNIHPILAIVLAGIMGAILY, from the coding sequence ATGGAAGTGATTCTTAAAATATTTTTTACTTTTATGAAAATAGGAGCATTTAGTTTTGGTGGAGGACTTGCTATGCTTCCTTTTATAGAAAAAGAAATTGTATATCACCATCATTGGATTACCTCAGAAGAATTTGTAGATATTATTGCGATTGCACAAATGACGCCAGGACCTATTGCTATTAATTCATCTACTTTTGTAGGATATAAGGTAGATGGGATAATAGGAGCCATGGTAGGAAGCATAGGAATAGTAATTCCATCTTTTATTCTTATTATGATTTTGGCAAAATATTTTTCAAATATGAAAGATAACAAAAGTACAAAAGCTGTTTTTAAAGGAATAAGACCAGCTGTATTAGGACTTATTTTAAGTGCTGCTATATCTGTTGGAAAAACTTCATTAGTAGATATAAAAAGTATATGTATTGCAATGATTGTTTTATTTTCACTTAAAAGAGTCAATATACATCCTATATTAGCAATTGTACTTGCTGGAATTATGGGGGCGATTTTATATTAG
- a CDS encoding glycosyl hydrolase family 18 protein, which yields MKYSKKIFILIFATCMMVGSMIGMMKWGTNKEIKLIIHNEEIKGYAPPLVENTEIYLPFEVIKDHIYQDMFLNTEENRMYIHMDDEMNINIPTKKIDDHDYVPIKLLEKLLGISVDYDKKYIVAIDKSFMDIKDVEKNIFIQRKPFSTHGKNINIAWEYVYEESKDISGEDKIHSLDVLVPTWFSIIDHKGTVKNKGDKEYVFNAHKKGYKVWGLVDNSFDPKITSSILNDTNIRNKVIDQILIYADLYELDGINIDFENVYYKDQKALVDFIKELSQYTKKKNIVLSMDVTVPSSSEQWSKVYDRKSLSKIVDYIAVMAYDEHWASSPVSGSVASIGWVEKGIQNSLEYIPKEKILLGLPFYTRIWKEYDGKVESKSISMTYAKKIIEEKNASVSWNEEVGQYYAQYEEDGIVYKIWLEDPRSIALKLSLVKKYDLAGTGSWRRGFEAEEVWMVLQKMTKDQKTYAQLGY from the coding sequence ATGAAGTACTCAAAGAAAATTTTCATCCTCATATTTGCTACTTGTATGATGGTAGGGAGTATGATTGGTATGATGAAGTGGGGAACAAATAAAGAGATAAAACTTATCATTCATAATGAAGAAATAAAAGGGTATGCTCCTCCATTGGTAGAAAATACAGAAATTTATTTGCCTTTTGAGGTTATAAAAGATCATATTTATCAAGATATGTTCTTAAATACAGAGGAAAATCGAATGTATATTCATATGGATGATGAAATGAATATCAATATACCTACAAAAAAAATAGATGATCATGATTATGTTCCAATAAAATTATTAGAAAAACTTTTGGGAATATCTGTAGATTATGATAAAAAATATATTGTAGCTATTGACAAGTCTTTCATGGATATAAAAGATGTAGAGAAAAATATATTTATACAAAGAAAGCCATTTTCAACGCATGGAAAAAATATAAATATTGCATGGGAATATGTTTATGAAGAGTCTAAGGATATTTCAGGAGAAGATAAAATTCATTCTTTAGATGTATTGGTACCTACATGGTTTAGTATTATAGATCATAAGGGAACTGTTAAGAATAAAGGAGACAAGGAGTATGTATTCAATGCTCACAAAAAGGGATATAAAGTATGGGGACTTGTAGACAATAGTTTTGATCCTAAAATCACATCTAGTATATTAAATGATACAAATATAAGAAATAAAGTAATAGATCAGATTCTTATCTATGCAGATTTATATGAATTAGATGGAATCAATATTGACTTTGAAAATGTATATTACAAGGATCAAAAAGCTTTGGTCGACTTTATAAAAGAGTTAAGTCAATATACAAAAAAGAAAAATATTGTTTTATCTATGGATGTAACAGTTCCATCTAGTAGTGAGCAATGGTCTAAAGTATATGACCGAAAATCTTTAAGTAAAATTGTAGATTATATAGCGGTCATGGCATATGATGAACATTGGGCAAGCAGTCCTGTAAGTGGATCAGTTGCATCTATTGGATGGGTAGAGAAAGGAATACAAAATAGCTTAGAATATATTCCAAAGGAAAAAATACTTCTTGGATTACCTTTTTATACAAGAATTTGGAAAGAGTATGATGGTAAAGTAGAATCAAAATCTATTTCTATGACTTATGCCAAAAAAATTATAGAAGAAAAAAATGCATCCGTTAGCTGGAATGAAGAAGTAGGACAATATTATGCTCAGTATGAAGAGGATGGTATTGTATATAAAATATGGCTTGAAGATCCGAGGTCTATTGCTCTAAAGTTAAGTCTTGTAAAAAAATATGATCTTGCTGGAACGGGTTCATGGAGAAGAGGATTTGAAGCAGAGGAAGTTTGGATGGTTTTACAGAAAATGACTAAAGATCAAAAAACTTATGCTCAATTGGGGTATTAA
- a CDS encoding GIY-YIG nuclease family protein, producing the protein MYFSYMLRCKDGSLYSGYTKGSSPMKRVEVHNKGIGSKYTRARLPVKLVYYEQFQSKSEAMKREYEFKRLTKMQKEKLVKEFGLE; encoded by the coding sequence ATGTATTTTTCATATATGCTTAGATGTAAAGATGGCTCTTTATATAGTGGATATACAAAAGGAAGTAGTCCTATGAAAAGAGTAGAAGTACATAATAAAGGAATAGGAAGTAAATATACTAGAGCAAGATTACCAGTAAAATTAGTATATTATGAACAATTTCAAAGTAAAAGTGAAGCCATGAAAAGAGAATATGAATTTAAAAGACTTACTAAAATGCAGAAGGAGAAGTTGGTAAAGGAATTTGGATTAGAATAA
- a CDS encoding DNA topoisomerase, with translation MSKALYITEKPSVALEFAKVLNIKGNKRDGYIESNEAVISWCVGHLVNMSYPEKYDPKYKKWTLEDLPFLPKEYKYEIIKNVKKQFDIVKTQMKRKDISTIYVCTDSGREGEYIYRLVDDMVKANKIKKRVWIDSQTEEEIKKGVKNAKPLSEYDHLSDAAYLRAKEDYLMGINFSRLLTLCYGNKLSKELNKKYVVIAVGRVMTCVLGMIVQREREIRDFVKTPYYKIVSKFLFEEVLEYEGEWKALEGSKHYMSNLLFKDIGFKQKDDAIKFIEDLKKDNEECMAIIHDVKRKKEKKNPPLLYNLAELQNECSKKFKLSPDETLKVVQKLYERKMLTYPRTDARVLSKAVAKEVNKNIKGLLDIKKLCNLDKKNEEIVEFVQKIFSEELYKGLEKTKYVNDKAITDHYAIIPTGQGIGNFNKLAETEKEIFLLVVRRFLAIFYPQAIFNQLAITTKIKEECFFTTSKVCIQEGYLEVLGENKKNEGAKADQIETLKKLKKGQKIKFKDIFIKESETTPPKRYNSGSMILAMENAGKLIEDDELREQIKGSGIGTSATRAEILNKLQKIQYVKLNKKTQILTPTQMGERIYDVVYKSIPSLLKPELTASWEKGLGMIANGEIKSDEYMTKLESYIIKNTQKVLGFRNGRNSMNLYAITKNKENRKSRNSLGKCIACKDGEVLENSKAFYCSHWKKNCKFTVWKNSLELYGQKVTREMIELLIQDGRIDDFHMILPQTKERCTATLQFKEDKSGALQLKNVKRIESKN, from the coding sequence ATGAGTAAGGCATTATATATTACAGAAAAACCTAGTGTGGCACTGGAATTTGCAAAGGTACTAAATATTAAAGGAAATAAAAGAGATGGCTATATAGAATCCAATGAAGCAGTTATTTCTTGGTGTGTAGGACATTTGGTAAATATGAGTTATCCAGAAAAGTATGATCCCAAATATAAAAAATGGACTTTAGAAGACCTTCCATTTTTACCTAAAGAATATAAATATGAAATCATAAAAAATGTTAAAAAACAATTTGATATTGTAAAGACTCAAATGAAGAGAAAAGATATATCTACTATATATGTTTGTACGGATTCAGGACGTGAGGGAGAATATATATATAGATTGGTAGATGATATGGTAAAAGCAAATAAAATAAAAAAAAGAGTGTGGATTGATTCTCAAACAGAAGAAGAAATAAAAAAAGGTGTAAAAAATGCAAAACCATTATCTGAATATGATCATTTATCAGATGCAGCTTATCTAAGAGCCAAAGAAGATTATTTAATGGGGATTAATTTTTCAAGACTTCTAACTCTTTGTTATGGAAACAAATTGAGTAAAGAGTTAAATAAAAAATATGTAGTTATTGCTGTAGGAAGAGTAATGACTTGTGTACTTGGAATGATTGTTCAAAGAGAAAGAGAAATCCGTGATTTTGTAAAAACTCCTTATTATAAGATTGTGTCTAAGTTTCTCTTTGAAGAAGTATTAGAATATGAAGGAGAATGGAAGGCTTTAGAAGGTTCAAAACACTATATGTCCAATTTATTATTTAAGGATATTGGATTTAAACAAAAAGATGATGCAATAAAGTTTATAGAAGATCTAAAAAAAGATAACGAAGAATGTATGGCGATTATTCATGATGTGAAGAGAAAAAAGGAAAAGAAAAATCCTCCCCTTCTTTACAATCTAGCAGAGTTACAAAATGAATGTTCTAAAAAATTCAAGTTAAGTCCTGATGAAACTTTAAAAGTTGTTCAAAAACTATATGAAAGAAAAATGCTTACTTATCCAAGGACAGATGCTAGAGTTTTATCAAAAGCTGTAGCAAAGGAGGTAAATAAAAATATAAAAGGTCTTTTAGATATAAAAAAATTATGTAATTTAGATAAAAAAAATGAAGAAATTGTTGAATTTGTACAAAAAATATTCTCTGAAGAGTTGTATAAGGGCTTAGAGAAAACGAAATATGTCAATGATAAAGCTATTACAGATCACTATGCTATTATTCCAACAGGACAGGGAATCGGAAATTTCAATAAATTAGCAGAAACAGAAAAAGAAATATTTTTACTTGTAGTCAGAAGATTTTTAGCAATTTTTTATCCTCAGGCTATATTTAATCAATTAGCTATTACTACTAAAATCAAGGAAGAATGTTTTTTTACCACTTCTAAAGTGTGTATACAAGAAGGATACTTAGAAGTATTAGGAGAAAATAAAAAAAACGAAGGGGCAAAAGCAGACCAAATAGAAACTCTTAAAAAATTAAAAAAAGGACAAAAAATAAAATTTAAAGACATATTTATAAAGGAATCAGAAACAACTCCACCAAAGAGGTATAATTCGGGTTCTATGATTTTGGCTATGGAGAATGCAGGAAAACTGATTGAAGATGATGAATTAAGAGAACAAATCAAAGGAAGTGGAATAGGAACGAGTGCTACTAGGGCTGAAATATTAAATAAATTACAAAAAATTCAATATGTGAAATTAAATAAGAAAACACAAATCCTTACTCCTACTCAAATGGGAGAGAGAATCTATGATGTAGTGTATAAGTCTATTCCTTCTTTATTAAAACCAGAACTGACTGCAAGTTGGGAAAAAGGATTAGGTATGATTGCAAATGGGGAAATAAAATCTGATGAATATATGACAAAATTAGAATCTTATATTATAAAAAATACACAAAAAGTATTAGGTTTTAGAAACGGAAGAAATTCTATGAACTTATATGCAATAACAAAGAATAAAGAAAATAGAAAAAGTAGAAATTCACTTGGAAAATGTATAGCTTGTAAAGATGGAGAAGTTTTAGAAAATAGCAAGGCTTTTTATTGTAGTCATTGGAAGAAAAATTGTAAGTTTACTGTATGGAAAAATAGTTTAGAATTATATGGCCAAAAAGTAACAAGAGAAATGATAGAATTACTTATTCAAGATGGAAGAATAGATGATTTTCATATGATTTTGCCTCAAACAAAAGAAAGATGTACAGCAACTCTACAATTTAAAGAAGACAAAAGTGGAGCATTACAACTAAAAAATGTAAAAAGAATAGAATCAAAAAATTAG